The DNA sequence GGGAAAAGAAACATAGGCATTGAATAAGTAGGTAGTGCTGAATTGGGTTTAAACATGTTAGACCAAATGGTAATTAGCTAAATTCTTGGTTTTCATCAAAATTAATTGATCATAAATAATTAAAGGAGAGGGTACGTTAAAAGGTAGTGTGGCCCCTCTACCAACGTGGGGACAAATGGAAATACTAGTAAAGGCATCAACAATAGTGGAACTTCTACTTTTCATGAGGAGTGGGGCAGTCATTTTGCTCTCCCACCTCCCAATGTGTGTAGCGTAGGGGCTACACTATCTTTTAGGCtcctatttttcaaaaataaataaaataaactgcgAAGTGAAACCTTTTGATAAGATGGTCTTAAAATTTAGGCTATAAGCTGTGCCAGGCTTGAGTGACCCTCAGGCTTTCCATTGCCATGTCTAACCCTTCTCTTACAAGCTGAGCATATGTTTATAGCCCAAAGTACTGGACTTTAGTTACAATATACTAGGGGCAAAGTTAATTTTAGGGCCCATAAGCAATCAAATTAGTACCTTTGGCCAAACTCAGTGAACATAACAATAGCAGCTTTTGAATTGGGATTTAGGACCTGATCACTTATTTAGCCACTTCATATGCATCCCTGGgcaatttatttttctgagtcgTCTGACTACCAAGTACCAGCATAGTTTAAAGAATCGGATTGGATCGGTATTGATTGAGGCCGATCCCAATCCTGGGTGATTCCATATTGGTGGATTGATACGAATGAAGAGTAATAAGGTGAAAAAATTCATTTCTTAATAAAAATCAGGGGAATTTCTATCCGATAAAATTAGAATTGGGAAAGGATGATGCCCAACTAGTTGGTGTGCTGTGATGCACAAAAGGCCCACGTTCACCAAAAGATCGGGAGGTTAAGCCTCTTGGCTATTATCTATTCCTCCTCCTtatcgattaaaaaaaaaaaaaagattaaaaaagaatTGGTAGGTGTTCCTTAGCTGTGTTATTCTTGATCCCGAAAGGCTTTAGGATGATTGTTTGGATCACCTAACTCTTGCTCCGGCAATGGTGGCTTGGTGGGTgaggctaggggtgtcaattccaagcccgcaccggtaggcccgaccaAGCTTGACACGTTTATGGCCTGACCTAGACCTGCcggattaataaatgtgtcgggcttgagtccaacacatttataaataggtaacACACGGTGTAGCCACCTAGCCCGATGGGCACCCGACTGGCCCGACACAATTACAAGTCCGATTTGAACCGACTCCTTTAAGTTTGACCTAGCCCAACctctttaatactacttgtatttttttttttttaatactatttgtatttagtcctaagggtatgtgatatgtacaattgagatggtaGTAATTGTTATATAAACAAtcatcttttttatgcatagtttaattgatttgaacttactaaacttgggttatgtaagcatagtttaattgatttgagtttcgtgggttaaagattgagtactttagtaatttagttacttTGGGCATTTTTGGcgtaattcattttaactattggatctttttctttgctatgcccatctttgcctcatttttttgatattcctcttcaagcacatttaatgGAACAATGTTAAAGAAGAaccgtttaaagcccgtttaaagttGAATAGGTCTATAGCCCAATTTAGGCCTAGTTAAGGTCTGTTTAAAGTAGCCTGATTAAAGCCCGAGATCGATCAACCTAATTATTAACCTAccatatcccttttttttttcgctaaaattttatttcataagaagACATAAAGGAGGAAAAATTACAACCCAACAACCAATCCAACAATAAAAAGAACCAATATCCTCCCTAtcttcccaccttcggcattgccatcagcaggagaaagGGAAAACTCTAAGGGAATCTATAATTTGGTCTTCCCTCGGCATCTCTAGAAAGAAAATCCCCTATGTGAGGAGGCAATATCACATCAACTCCTGAAATACCGCTCTTAGCCGCATCTCTTGCCAAGAAATCTGCCACTGAATTCCCCTCTCTGTAATTGTGAGaaattttccaagaaattcttctcatgtAAGGCTGGAGATATAGCCACCTTTGCAAAGCAAACCAAGGAATCTTCCTTTGCTGAATTAAAAACACAACAGCACtcgagtctgactcaatccacaaATGTTGAATGTCCATGTCCTTGGCTCGCATCAAACCCTCCATCAGCCCCTCTACTTCAGCCTCAAATACCCCTGTcactcccatatattttttatatcaaCATAACACTTTACCAAAATGATCTCGAAAAATTCCTCCCGCTCCAGCGTGCCCAGGGTTTCCCAAAGAGCTCCcgtcaaaatttaatttgatccaattgatggGGGGTTTGCACCAATAAACCTCCAAAATGTGACGACGATTATCTTTTTGGATAGATAATCCCAGACGTTTGCAACACATAAGGTCTACCAAGGAATTAACTCCCTTTGCTATAGGAGCATttcttctaatttcttcaaTCACCATTAGCGAGGTATATTTTGTTATCCGCTCCACACCCTCATAGactctattatttctttccctccacaaGTGATCTATAACAATACCAAAACCCATGGTCCACGCCTCCTTGCAGCtcacatttttattatttcttttccaccattgggcgAGCTCCAAAATAGAGACCTGAGCACTCCATCTAAGGTTAAAACATTGACATAAATCGTTCCAGATTTCATTAGAAAAAGGGCACTCTATAAATAGATGTTGCATTGTCTCTTCTGCTGCCTTACAAAGGACACATCTGGAAGCAAGAGGcacagcttttttttttaccatttcatcAGTATGAACCTTTCCATGAATCACCCTCCAAGCAAGAGATGAGACCCGCGGTTGTTGCTTCTTACACCAAATGAGCGAAGCCCAGGGAACCTTTggctttttttctctaatatctTCCCATGcagatttcaaattaaaattcccATCATAAGAAAGACTCCAAACACATCTGTCAACACATTCATAATTTGGGATTTTAATTTGCAAAACAGCATTAAAAACATCTGTCATGAAGCATGAATTTACCACAGGTATGTTCCACCTATGATTGACGATAAATCTGTCCACCTTTCCATCAAGCATCGATCTATCCACATCTTCCACATACTCTTCCAGCGCAAAGCCTCCCACCCAAttatccttccaaaattttatattgCAACCATCACCAACTACCCATCTCTCCTTcgaagaaataaaattccaaattttcCTAATGCCAGGCCATATGGAAGAAGCACTATATCCTTCCTTCGGTAACCCCTGTTTATTTAGGAATCTAGCTCTCAAGAATCTACTGGTCAAGGAATTTTCATGCTTGATACGCCATGCTGTTTTACAGAGCATAGCTTTATTCATATCTCTCAATCTTCTCAATCCTAACCCCCCTTCCTCCTTCGGCTTACAACATTGATCCCAattaacaacaattttttttgtggcATCAATCTCTCCTGACCAGACAAAATTGcgcatccatctctccaaaGTTGTAATTAGCGACGACGGCCACCAATACACAGCAAAACTATGAGCTGGCATACTCATAATCACCGATTTCACTAATTCAACTCTTCCTGCCAGGGATAACATCTTGCCCTTCCACCCAGCCAAACGGCCTTTTACTTTGTCCATAATAGGCATCACAAAATCTTTCTTAACTctacctttaaaaatctccacccccaGGTATCTTGTAGGAAATGTACAAAGGGAAATCCCCAATTCTTCTACAATAGCCCTCTTTCTTTGAGAAGATATCGAGCCCAcaaacaatttacttttctccaAATTGATACATTGGCCAGAAAATTCTTGATACATGTTGAGAAACTTCTTCAGATGTCTAACATATCTGATAGATGCATTTGCAAAGATGAATATATCGTCAGCAAACAAACTATGAACTGGCGTCATCACATCACGAGGACCCTTAATaggctttaatttattttcttccactAGTTTATTCAAACCTCTGCAGAGAACCTCTTCAGCCAAAATGAACAGCATTGGGGAAatagggtccccttgtctcaaaccccTCTCCACTCCAAAATATCCAATCGGACCACCATTGAAAATTACAGAGATCTTCGCAGAGACCAGCATCTGGTAGACCCATCGAATCCAGGTCTCTGAAAACCCAAACTTTCTCAATACATGAAAAATGAAATCCCAGTCAATTGTATCGTAAGCCTTCTGAATATCTATCTTCACCCCCTCTAGTCGCAGAGAACATCATATTAGATAACTCAGAGGCAAGGGTAATATTGGAGTGAATGATTTTTCCCTTCTGGAATGCTCCTTGCTCCTCCGAAATGAGCCGAGGCATCACCTCAGAAAGTCTTAAAGCCattattttagaaacaattttacaaaaaaaattgcccATGCATAAAGGCCTAAACTTATCTAAAGCATTTGCCCCTTCGATCTTCGGGATTAACACCAAAAAATTGCTATTAAGACCATAAGGCATTCGACCTTTACTGAAGAAGCCCCTAATAGCATTACAAACATCATTAGAAATTATAACCCAGCAAGATTTATAGAACATACCAGGAAAACCGTCTGGGCCTGGAGAGCTTTCCGGATCAAGGTCCCAAACCGCTTTTTTTATCTCATCATTAGATGGCATCGCGTCCATCCTCCATCTATCAATGTCCGTCAGAATCTTCGGAATGCAGTCCAACATTTCCATGTGGTCAACAGTAGtcgatttttttaaaaaattttcataatagcTCTTAGTAAATTCCTCCAACTGCATCTTCTCATTGATGATCTGACCTGAATCAGTTTTCAGATATCTAAtggtatttttcattcttctcaCCTTCACAGCCATATGAAAGAATTTCGAGCTTCTATCTCCCTGAGTTCTCCATCTAATccgagctttttcagcccagAATTTTTCATATCCCTCCATTGCCTTCAAGTACCTagtttttgcatcagcttcaCGAGCAAAATTTTGATCGTTCATACCAATCTCCTCTATCTCCTTTTGAATCTCTTCCAACCCCTTTAGCGCCTCTTCCTTTTCCAAATTCACATTGGGAAATGTTTCCCTAGCCCACTCCTTAATCACAATtttcaatcttttaattttctgactAAAAATATAGAGAGCCGATCCAGACATCCATTCATCCCAGGATTCTTTCACAATTTTTAGGAAATTTTCGTGGTCAATCCAAGACCTCTGAAACCTGAAAGGGCAATTAGAGGGCTTCACCAATGCTTCTGACACCACCAATAGGGGAGAATGGTCTGATGCACAATTAGATAGCACCTTTTAGTGGCAATCCTGAAACTCTGAAATCCAAGCATCTGTGCAGAAACTTCTATCCAGAACTGCCACAACAttacctcttcttctattattagtCCAAGTATACTTTCGACCCTGTGAAGGAATCTGAATAAGGGAGCAGCTATCCACCAATGCCCCAAAATCTGCCGCAGAGCTTAGATTAAAAGATCCTGGACCTCTTTTTTCATGAGCATACAGAGTAGCATTAAAGTCTCCAGTCACCATCCAGGGGATGCCTTGACCCGGGTTCGATGCCGCCAAATTACTCCACAAGTCTCTCCTTGCTGCTCTGAAGCAATTAGCATGAATAAAAGACACAGTGAAGATATTCGACTGCCACTGCACACGTAAAGTAATATGTTGATCAGAGCAAGAGACACCTTGCGGCTTAGACAAACCCCTTCTCCAAACCACCCACAGATTTGGAACCTTATCCTGCCtatcattatgaataaaatccgcTTCAAAATCAAGATTATTGAAAAACCTCTTTGGAAATTTCTGTACCTCCAACATAGGTTCAGCTATGCATATAATTTCTGGGGAACTCATGGAAACAATATTCCCTAAGGCCAACCTAGcagccttcttcttcattcctctgatattccaaaataaaatcttcatagtcatttttttttttaagagagccAATCTGTCAGATTTCCGAGCAATCTGCTCATTTAGGGAGAAAGGTTTACCTTTTTGCTGTCTTCTCCCCTCCATATTGCTCTCGAGGATGCTCGCCATTCTATCAACTTCTAGCACGTCTTCATGATACACAATCATAACCCCGTCCTTATACTGCAACTGAGTTTTTGGGTTATCAATTTGAGGCTCGAACCTCACATCCCTACCCTCTTCGATCTCACCATGCTGACCTGAACCAATGTGATCCTCCCTGCCATAGATAGCCTCATCTCCTGGTTCAGATATATGATCCATATCTGCTCCATCCACCGACCCAGATTCCTCATTGAATGTAGACACCAATCCATTACCCTCCATACTGTTAACTGCACCCATACGATTGTGATTTATTCCCATATTGGTAGACTTCTCTACGGGAATAATTATTTCAATATCTCCCTGCCGCTGCACACCTTCCTTAGACTTTGGACTATTGTCCCTAATCTGAGTTCTTAATATGGTAGAAGGCTGCCTCATATGGGtaagatttctacccaaattggAAACAACTCCTTCACCCAAATCACCGCCCTCTGAGCTGGATCTTCGCCCTGCACCACCTTCATTCACCATGGTTGCCGCCTCAGTGTCTTGAGCATccacctccttcttctctttgcaTTGGAACAAAGTATGCCCgatttttttgcaaaaaccacATTTAGCTAACCCATCTTCATATACGATTAActgtttaaaccaaaaaatcTCCCCCGTTCCTGGTTGCTTTCTTTCCACCTGAATCTCTtccacccttttctccccaattaTCACTTCTACCTGAACACGCGCAAAATTCCCCATTGCCGCCGATCTGGTGCGTCTGTCCAGGGCCACAGGTTTACCTGCCCCTTtagccattgtcaacaagatcttctcatgccagtattccagGGGAAGGCCTGGAAATCTGATCCACACCAGTTTGGTTGGGTTGTTCACCGCATGCACATCAAAATCTGGTTTCCAGCGTTGGAATCGAATCAATTGTCCTCTAACCTTGATTAGGTTCCTTCTCCAAATGGCAGACATATCTCCTTccaactcaaactgaaataaaatgaagCCTTTCCCCATAGGAGACAAAGAAATTCTCCCCTTCAACTTCCACCCCTCTCCTGCAGCTTTACGAATATCATTCATAgacataaatttgaaatttgccCTACCTATCAAAGCAAACTTGAATTTTTCCAGCCTCTCCTCATATGCCTCCTGCGGGATGATAATCTTAGTGTGCGCCCCAGCATGTATTGGATCCGGC is a window from the Macadamia integrifolia cultivar HAES 741 chromosome 5, SCU_Mint_v3, whole genome shotgun sequence genome containing:
- the LOC122077876 gene encoding uncharacterized protein LOC122077876; amino-acid sequence: MAFLNVVDDGRDMDHDPGGGRPPDRGRQLRLTDFWKPKLKDASEAVREESEFQAKEDLSTKVDDSRNQKDRGDGVKKTFSTVVGKVLPDVEQLPDPIHAGAHTKIIIPQEAYEERLEKFKFALIGRANFKFMSMNDIRKAAGEGWKLKGRISLSPMGKGFILFQFELEGDMSAIWRRNLIKVRGQLIRFQRWKPDFDVHAVNNPTKLVWIRFPGLPLEYWHEKILLTMAKGAGKPVALDRRTRSAAMGNFARVQVEVIIGEKRVEEIQVERKQPGTGEIFWFKQLIVYEDGLAKCGFCKKIGHTLFQCKEKKEVDAQDTEAATMVNEGGAGRRSSSEGGDLGEGVVSNLGRNLTHMRQPSTILRTQIRDNSPKSKEGVQRQGDIEIIIPVEKSTNMGINHNRMGAVNSMEGNGLVSTFNEESGSVDGADMDHISEPGDEAIYGREDHIGSGQHGEIEEGRDVRFEPQIDNPKTQLQYKDGVMIVYHEDVLEVDRMASILESNMEGRRQQKAEPMLEVQKFPKRFFNNLDFEADFIHNDRQDKWQSNIFTVSFIHANCFRAARRDLWSNLAASNPGQGIPWMVTGDFNATLYAHEKRGPGSFNLSSAADFGALVDSCSLIQIPSQGRKYTWTNNRRRDHSPLLVVSEALVKPSNCPFRFQRSWIDHENFLKIVKESWDEWMSGSALYIFSQKIKRLKIVIKEWARETFPNVNLEKEEALKGLEEIQKEIEEIGMNDQNFAREADAKTRYLKAMEGYEKFWAEKARIRWRTQGDRSSKFFHMAVKVRRMKNTIRYLKTDSGQIINEKMQLEEFTKSYYENFLKKSTTVDHMEMLDCIPKILTDIDRWRMDAMPSNDEIKKAVWDLDPESSPGPDGFPEGVKIDIQKAYDTIDWDFIFHVLRKFGFSETWIRWVYQMLVSAKISVIFNGGPIGYFGVERGLRQGDPISPMLFILAEEVLCRGLNKLVEENKLKPIKGPRDVMTPVHSLFADDIFIFANASIRYVRHLKKFLNMYQEFSGQCINLEKSKLFVGSISSQRKRAIVEELGISLCTFPTRYLGVEIFKGRVKKDFVMPIMDKVKGRLAGWKGKMLSLAGRVELVKSVIMSMPAHSFAVYWWPSSLITTLERWMRNFVWSGEIDATKKIVVNWDQCCKPKEEGGLGLRRLRDMNKAMLCKTAWRIKHENSLTSRFLRARFLNKQGLPKEGYSASSIWPGIRKIWNFISSKERWVVGDGCNIKFWKDNWVGGFALEEYVEDVDRSMLDGKVDRFIVNHRWNIPVVNSCFMTDVFNAVLQIKIPNYECVDRCVWSLSYDGNFNLKSAWEDIREKKPKVPWASLIWCKKQQPRVSSLAWRVIHGKVHTDEMVKKKAVPLASRCVLWVFEAEVEGLMEGLMRAKDMDIQHLWIESDSSAVVFLIQQRKIPWFALQRWLYLQPYMRRISWKISHNYREGNSVADFLARDAAKSGISGVDVILPPHIGDFLSRDAEGRPNYRFP